In Aegilops tauschii subsp. strangulata cultivar AL8/78 chromosome 3, Aet v6.0, whole genome shotgun sequence, one genomic interval encodes:
- the LOC109758096 gene encoding F-box protein At2g26160-like, translated as MTSKATGCGGGARANTPAAERWSSLPGDLLSISYLRLTTTIDRVRFAAVCTAWRAAASRHLPRSALPWLILDPSGAHRTNRVYCPEEGVVLPRLSLPGEAVQRCLVGSHEGGWIASSQAPFKIINFFTDTEVALSAHTRPHTDDPLLLRKVVFSEQPTLSSCILAGVTRMHMLAVYKVGCPEAGWTIRGPRGNDHLMDIAFCNGELYGTTQNPKYLIKFEFVVNKHGALVGVKINYRFCMLESYRENPEHIRYIVELRGELVMVVRGYRSYKDFTAFRLVHGNIGLQHYNYYNYPYKWVEVHNFGDYALFLGPTCSKAVQVPAGARCDIQKNHIYFSHHRCLRRNSEIPRDGKVFFTSLNDDGYRVYYKKDEHVLSKGYYAIGVVRPPMWIFPPGI; from the coding sequence ATGACGTCGAAAGCCACAGGCTGTGGCGGCGGCGCTCGAGCAAACACACCGGCAGCGGAGCGGTGGTCCAGCCTCCCCGGCGATCTCCTGTCCATAAGCTACCTCCGGCTCACCACCACGATCGACCGCGTCCGCTTCGCCGCGGTGTGCACGGCATGGCGCGCCGCTGCATCGCGGCACCTGCCACGCAGTGCTCTCCCATGGTTGATCCTTGACCCGAGCGGCGCCCACAGGACGAACCGTGTGTACTGCCCGGAAGAGGGTGTGGTCCTGCCTCGGCTCTCTCTCCCCGGCGAGGCCGTCCAAAGGTGCCTCGTGGGCAGCCATGAGGGAGGCTGGATCGCCTCCTCCCAGGCACCGTTCAAGATCATTAATTTTTTCACGGATACAGAGGTGGCGCTCTCTGCCCACACACGGCCACACACGGATGATCCTTTACTCCTGCGGAAGGTCGTGTTCTCGGAGCAGCCCACTCTGAGTAGTTGTATCCTCGCCGGAGTCACCAGGATGCACATGCTCGCGGTTTACAAGGTTGGCTGCCCCGAGGCCGGCTGGACGATACGAGGACCACGTGGGAACGATCATCTTATGGATATCGCCTTTTGCAATGGAGAGCTCTATGGCACCACGCAAAACCCCAAGTATCTCATCAAGTTTGAGTTTGTCGTGAACAAACATGGTGCCTTGGTGGGCGTGAAAATCAACTACCGGTTTTGCATGTTAGAGAGCTACAGGGAGAATCCCGAGCACATCAGGTACATTGTTGAGCTACGTGGCGAGCTTGTGATGGTGGTGAGGGGCTATCGGTCATACAAGGACTTCACCGCTTTCAGGCTAGTTCACGGCAACATAGGATTACAACATTACAATTATTATAACTACCCATACAAGTGGGTGGAGGTGCACAACTTTGGAGACTACGCGCTATTCTTGGGACCAACATGTTCCAAGGCAGTGCAAGTGCCGGCAGGTGCGCGCTGCGACATACAGAAAAATCACATCTACTTCTCCCACCATCGCTGCTTAAGGCGAAACAGTGAGATCCCCCGTGACGGCAAGGTATTTTTTACGAGCTTAAATGATGATGGTTACCGTGTGTACTACAAGAAAGATGAACACGTCCTGTCAAAGGGGTACTATGCAATCGGTGTTGTCCGTCCCCCCATGTGGATATTCCCTCCGGGTATCTAG